The proteins below are encoded in one region of Manis pentadactyla isolate mManPen7 chromosome 2, mManPen7.hap1, whole genome shotgun sequence:
- the RGS14 gene encoding regulator of G-protein signaling 14 isoform X3 yields the protein MPGKPKHLGVPNGRMVLAVSDGELSSTAGSKGECEGRGSSLSIHSLPSGPSSPFPTEEQPVASWGLSFERLLQDPLGLAYFTEFLKKEFSAENVTFWKACERFQQIPASDTQQLAQEARNIYQEFLSSQALSPVNIDRQAWLGEEVLAEPRPDMFRAQQLQIFNLMKFDSYARFVKSPLYRECLLAEAEGRPLREPGSSRQGSPDATRKKPKLKPGKSLPLGVEELGQLPPAEGPGGRPLRKSFRRELAVGVTNPALRRESQGSLNSSASLDLGFLAFVSSKSESHRKSLGSTEGESESRPGKYCCVYLPDGTASLALARPGLTIRAMLAGICEKRGLSLPDIKVYLVGNEQKALVLDQDCIVLADQEVRLENRITFELELAALERVVRISAKPTKRLQEALQPILAKHGLSPQQVALRRTGEKQSLNLGNLVSSVAAQRLVLDTLPGAKFLEAGELPACRSQDGPPRTQDKVAHPPPLPLNLLAEVPRSITGKRQTCDIEGLVELLNRVQSSGAHDQRGLLRKEDLVLPEFLQLPAPGPKSQEAPPQTESKGQPKGGTSDSTAESAL from the exons ATGCCAGGGAAGCCCAAGCACCTGGGCGTCCCCAACGGGCGCATG GTTCTGGCTGTCTCAGATGGAG AGCTGAGCAGCACGGCAGGGTCCAAGGGCGAGTGCGAGGGCCGTGGCAGCTCCCTCAGCATCCACAGCCTCCCCAGTGGCCCcagcagccccttccccaccGAGGAGCAGCCTGTGGCCAGCTGGGGCCTATCCTTCGAGCGGCTGCTGCAGGACCCACTgggcctggcttacttcact GAATTCCTGAAAAAGGAGTTCAGTGCAGAGAACGTGACTTTCTGGAAGGCCTGTGAGCGCTTCCAACAGATCCCGGCCAGCGACACCCAGcag TTGGCTCAGGAGGCCCGCAACATCTACCAGGAATTCCTGTCCAGCCAGGCGTTGAGCCCGGTCAACATCGACCGCCAGGCCTGGCTCGGCGAGGAGGTGCTGGCCGAGCCCCGACCCGACATGTTCCGGGCACAGCAACTTCAG ATCTTCAACCTGATGAAGTTCGACAGCTATGCGCGCTTTGTCAAGTCCCCGCTGTATCGCGAGTGCCTCCTGGCGGAGGCGGAGGGGCGCCCTCTGAGAGAACCTGGCTCTTCGCGCCAAGGCAGCCCTGACGCCACGAGGAAG AAGCCGAAGCTGAAGCCTGGGAAGTCGCTGCCGCTGGGCGTGGAGGAGTTGGGGCAGTTGCCACCTGCTGAGGGCCCTGGGGGCCGCCCGCTCCGCAAGTCCTTCCGCAGGG AACTGGCGGTTGGGGTGACAAACCCTGCCTTGCGCCGAGAGTCCCAGGGCTCCCTCAACTCCTCTGCCAGTCTGGACCTCGGCTTCCTTGCCTTTGTCAGCAGCAAATCTGAG AGCCACCGGAAGAGTCTTGGGAGCACCGAAGGTGAGAGCGAAAGCCGTCCAGGCAAGTACTGCTGTGTGTACCTGCCTGATGGCACAgcctccctggccctggcccgacCCGGCCTCACCATCCGTGCCATGCTGGCAGGCATCTGTGAGAAACGAGGTCTCTCTCTACCTGACATCAAGGTCTACCTGGTGGGCAACGAGCAG AAGGCCCTGGTCCTGGATCAGGACTGCATCGTGCTGGCAGACCAGGAAGTCCGGCTGGAGAACAGGATCACCTTTGA GCTAGAGTTGGCGGCTCTGGAGCGCGTGGTGCGAATCTCGGCCAAGCCCACCAAGCGGCTGCAGGAAGCCCTGCAGCCCATCCTGGCGAAGCACGGCCTGAGCCCGCAACAGGTGGCGCTGCGCCGG ACAGGCGAGAAGCAGTCGTTGAATCTGGGGAACCTAGTGAGCTCAGTGGCGGCCCAGCGACTGGTTTTGGACACTCTCCCAG GTGCAAAGTTCCTGGAAGCTGGCGAATTACCTGCCTGCCGCAGCCAG GATGGCCCACCTAGGACCCAGGACAAGGTTGCCCACCCCCCTCCACTGCCCCTCAACCTGCTGGCCGAAGTGCCCAGGAGTATCACTGGGAAGCGTCAGACCTGTGATATTGAAG GCCTGGTGGAGCTGCTGAACCGGGTGCAGAGCAGCGGGGCCCATGACCAGAGGGGCCTTCTGCGCAAAGAGGACCTGGTGCTCCCAGAATTTCTGCAGCTGCCTGCTCCAGGGCCCAAATCCCAGGAGGCCCCACCACAGACTGAATCAAAGGGCCAGCCCAAAGGAGGCACCTCAGACTCCACTGCTGAGTCAGCCCTCTGA
- the RGS14 gene encoding regulator of G-protein signaling 14 isoform X1 encodes MPGKPKHLGVPNGRMTETSNLPKVTVIKWQRQDSKSVLIPTLQYNWAHPAYAEGGGNQGQWKVLAVSDGELSSTAGSKGECEGRGSSLSIHSLPSGPSSPFPTEEQPVASWGLSFERLLQDPLGLAYFTEFLKKEFSAENVTFWKACERFQQIPASDTQQLAQEARNIYQEFLSSQALSPVNIDRQAWLGEEVLAEPRPDMFRAQQLQIFNLMKFDSYARFVKSPLYRECLLAEAEGRPLREPGSSRQGSPDATRKKPKLKPGKSLPLGVEELGQLPPAEGPGGRPLRKSFRRELAVGVTNPALRRESQGSLNSSASLDLGFLAFVSSKSESHRKSLGSTEGESESRPGKYCCVYLPDGTASLALARPGLTIRAMLAGICEKRGLSLPDIKVYLVGNEQKALVLDQDCIVLADQEVRLENRITFELELAALERVVRISAKPTKRLQEALQPILAKHGLSPQQVALRRTGEKQSLNLGNLVSSVAAQRLVLDTLPGAKFLEAGELPACRSQDGPPRTQDKVAHPPPLPLNLLAEVPRSITGKRQTCDIEGLVELLNRVQSSGAHDQRGLLRKEDLVLPEFLQLPAPGPKSQEAPPQTESKGQPKGGTSDSTAESAL; translated from the exons ATGCCAGGGAAGCCCAAGCACCTGGGCGTCCCCAACGGGCGCATG ACGGAGACCAGCAACTTACCCAAAGTAACAGTTATTAAGTGGCAGAGACAGGATTCAAAGTCTGTGCTGATACCCACCTTGCAGTATAATTGGGCTCACCCAGCATATGCTGAGGGAGGAGGGAACCAGGGACAATGGAAG GTTCTGGCTGTCTCAGATGGAG AGCTGAGCAGCACGGCAGGGTCCAAGGGCGAGTGCGAGGGCCGTGGCAGCTCCCTCAGCATCCACAGCCTCCCCAGTGGCCCcagcagccccttccccaccGAGGAGCAGCCTGTGGCCAGCTGGGGCCTATCCTTCGAGCGGCTGCTGCAGGACCCACTgggcctggcttacttcact GAATTCCTGAAAAAGGAGTTCAGTGCAGAGAACGTGACTTTCTGGAAGGCCTGTGAGCGCTTCCAACAGATCCCGGCCAGCGACACCCAGcag TTGGCTCAGGAGGCCCGCAACATCTACCAGGAATTCCTGTCCAGCCAGGCGTTGAGCCCGGTCAACATCGACCGCCAGGCCTGGCTCGGCGAGGAGGTGCTGGCCGAGCCCCGACCCGACATGTTCCGGGCACAGCAACTTCAG ATCTTCAACCTGATGAAGTTCGACAGCTATGCGCGCTTTGTCAAGTCCCCGCTGTATCGCGAGTGCCTCCTGGCGGAGGCGGAGGGGCGCCCTCTGAGAGAACCTGGCTCTTCGCGCCAAGGCAGCCCTGACGCCACGAGGAAG AAGCCGAAGCTGAAGCCTGGGAAGTCGCTGCCGCTGGGCGTGGAGGAGTTGGGGCAGTTGCCACCTGCTGAGGGCCCTGGGGGCCGCCCGCTCCGCAAGTCCTTCCGCAGGG AACTGGCGGTTGGGGTGACAAACCCTGCCTTGCGCCGAGAGTCCCAGGGCTCCCTCAACTCCTCTGCCAGTCTGGACCTCGGCTTCCTTGCCTTTGTCAGCAGCAAATCTGAG AGCCACCGGAAGAGTCTTGGGAGCACCGAAGGTGAGAGCGAAAGCCGTCCAGGCAAGTACTGCTGTGTGTACCTGCCTGATGGCACAgcctccctggccctggcccgacCCGGCCTCACCATCCGTGCCATGCTGGCAGGCATCTGTGAGAAACGAGGTCTCTCTCTACCTGACATCAAGGTCTACCTGGTGGGCAACGAGCAG AAGGCCCTGGTCCTGGATCAGGACTGCATCGTGCTGGCAGACCAGGAAGTCCGGCTGGAGAACAGGATCACCTTTGA GCTAGAGTTGGCGGCTCTGGAGCGCGTGGTGCGAATCTCGGCCAAGCCCACCAAGCGGCTGCAGGAAGCCCTGCAGCCCATCCTGGCGAAGCACGGCCTGAGCCCGCAACAGGTGGCGCTGCGCCGG ACAGGCGAGAAGCAGTCGTTGAATCTGGGGAACCTAGTGAGCTCAGTGGCGGCCCAGCGACTGGTTTTGGACACTCTCCCAG GTGCAAAGTTCCTGGAAGCTGGCGAATTACCTGCCTGCCGCAGCCAG GATGGCCCACCTAGGACCCAGGACAAGGTTGCCCACCCCCCTCCACTGCCCCTCAACCTGCTGGCCGAAGTGCCCAGGAGTATCACTGGGAAGCGTCAGACCTGTGATATTGAAG GCCTGGTGGAGCTGCTGAACCGGGTGCAGAGCAGCGGGGCCCATGACCAGAGGGGCCTTCTGCGCAAAGAGGACCTGGTGCTCCCAGAATTTCTGCAGCTGCCTGCTCCAGGGCCCAAATCCCAGGAGGCCCCACCACAGACTGAATCAAAGGGCCAGCCCAAAGGAGGCACCTCAGACTCCACTGCTGAGTCAGCCCTCTGA
- the RGS14 gene encoding regulator of G-protein signaling 14 isoform X2: protein MPGKPKHLGVPNGRMTETSNLPKVTVIKWQRQDSKSVLIPTLQYNWAHPAYAEGGGNQGQWKVLAVSDGELSSTAGSKGECEGRGSSLSIHSLPSGPSSPFPTEEQPVASWGLSFERLLQDPLGLAYFTEFLKKEFSAENVTFWKACERFQQIPASDTQQLAQEARNIYQEFLSSQALSPVNIDRQAWLGEEVLAEPRPDMFRAQQLQIFNLMKFDSYARFVKSPLYRECLLAEAEGRPLREPGSSRQGSPDATRKKPKLKPGKSLPLGVEELGQLPPAEGPGGRPLRKSFRRELAVGVTNPALRRESQGSLNSSASLDLGFLAFVSSKSESHRKSLGSTEGESESRPGKYCCVYLPDGTASLALARPGLTIRAMLAGICEKRGLSLPDIKVYLVGNEQKALVLDQDCIVLADQEVRLENRITFELELAALERVVRISAKPTKRLQEALQPILAKHGLSPQQVALRRTGEKQSLNLGNLVSSVAAQRLVLDTLPGAKFLEAGELPACRSQDGPPRTQDKVAHPPPLPLNLLAEVPRSITGKRQTCDIEGSTGHMDFAVGLEQLGLSWMYDIVIIIIIILP, encoded by the exons ATGCCAGGGAAGCCCAAGCACCTGGGCGTCCCCAACGGGCGCATG ACGGAGACCAGCAACTTACCCAAAGTAACAGTTATTAAGTGGCAGAGACAGGATTCAAAGTCTGTGCTGATACCCACCTTGCAGTATAATTGGGCTCACCCAGCATATGCTGAGGGAGGAGGGAACCAGGGACAATGGAAG GTTCTGGCTGTCTCAGATGGAG AGCTGAGCAGCACGGCAGGGTCCAAGGGCGAGTGCGAGGGCCGTGGCAGCTCCCTCAGCATCCACAGCCTCCCCAGTGGCCCcagcagccccttccccaccGAGGAGCAGCCTGTGGCCAGCTGGGGCCTATCCTTCGAGCGGCTGCTGCAGGACCCACTgggcctggcttacttcact GAATTCCTGAAAAAGGAGTTCAGTGCAGAGAACGTGACTTTCTGGAAGGCCTGTGAGCGCTTCCAACAGATCCCGGCCAGCGACACCCAGcag TTGGCTCAGGAGGCCCGCAACATCTACCAGGAATTCCTGTCCAGCCAGGCGTTGAGCCCGGTCAACATCGACCGCCAGGCCTGGCTCGGCGAGGAGGTGCTGGCCGAGCCCCGACCCGACATGTTCCGGGCACAGCAACTTCAG ATCTTCAACCTGATGAAGTTCGACAGCTATGCGCGCTTTGTCAAGTCCCCGCTGTATCGCGAGTGCCTCCTGGCGGAGGCGGAGGGGCGCCCTCTGAGAGAACCTGGCTCTTCGCGCCAAGGCAGCCCTGACGCCACGAGGAAG AAGCCGAAGCTGAAGCCTGGGAAGTCGCTGCCGCTGGGCGTGGAGGAGTTGGGGCAGTTGCCACCTGCTGAGGGCCCTGGGGGCCGCCCGCTCCGCAAGTCCTTCCGCAGGG AACTGGCGGTTGGGGTGACAAACCCTGCCTTGCGCCGAGAGTCCCAGGGCTCCCTCAACTCCTCTGCCAGTCTGGACCTCGGCTTCCTTGCCTTTGTCAGCAGCAAATCTGAG AGCCACCGGAAGAGTCTTGGGAGCACCGAAGGTGAGAGCGAAAGCCGTCCAGGCAAGTACTGCTGTGTGTACCTGCCTGATGGCACAgcctccctggccctggcccgacCCGGCCTCACCATCCGTGCCATGCTGGCAGGCATCTGTGAGAAACGAGGTCTCTCTCTACCTGACATCAAGGTCTACCTGGTGGGCAACGAGCAG AAGGCCCTGGTCCTGGATCAGGACTGCATCGTGCTGGCAGACCAGGAAGTCCGGCTGGAGAACAGGATCACCTTTGA GCTAGAGTTGGCGGCTCTGGAGCGCGTGGTGCGAATCTCGGCCAAGCCCACCAAGCGGCTGCAGGAAGCCCTGCAGCCCATCCTGGCGAAGCACGGCCTGAGCCCGCAACAGGTGGCGCTGCGCCGG ACAGGCGAGAAGCAGTCGTTGAATCTGGGGAACCTAGTGAGCTCAGTGGCGGCCCAGCGACTGGTTTTGGACACTCTCCCAG GTGCAAAGTTCCTGGAAGCTGGCGAATTACCTGCCTGCCGCAGCCAG GATGGCCCACCTAGGACCCAGGACAAGGTTGCCCACCCCCCTCCACTGCCCCTCAACCTGCTGGCCGAAGTGCCCAGGAGTATCACTGGGAAGCGTCAGACCTGTGATATTGAAG GCTCTACTGGACACATGGATTTTGCAGTTGGCTTGGAGCAACTGGGTTTGTCCTGGATGTATGATAttgttattataataattattattctgCCATGA